The Haemorhous mexicanus isolate bHaeMex1 chromosome 5, bHaeMex1.pri, whole genome shotgun sequence genome contains a region encoding:
- the LOC132327153 gene encoding C-type lectin domain family 5 member A-like isoform X3, with amino-acid sequence MPSPECHCHNSQRRRGQSGTRMAENVLYADLNLPEPTRPRILTLPDLQGCTYAELKVKAQDTNAASNCKSSGKSRCSRKHVAILVVVILVLVLAVYLIITYGFACFFPSKLRKFEKFPQPITLKSQSLPPAQRGTWGRHGKAFDPWNLKNRAGGDGPTAGSQQVSTTNNPEEALLGCPPAWKKHGRKCYFFSPERKQKHWDAFRAECSAMGSDLVVIDSREELRYLLSQSRDKYYLLGLTYSPEEQQKWKWINNVEHDPAMFSIMGRYQDYLCTVIGFGEVRSTSCGGDTTTQNMCEKAATIS; translated from the exons ATGCCCAGCCCAGAGTGTCACTGTCACAACAGCCAAAGGAGGAGAGGACAGAGTGGAACAAGAATGGCAGAAAATGTCCTTTATGCTGACCTGAACTTGCCTGAACCAACCAGACCCAGAATCCTGACACTCCCTGATCTCCAAG GTTGTACCTATGCAGAATTGAAAGTGAAAGCCCAAGACACAAATGCTGCATCAAACTGCAAATCATCAG GTAAAAGCCGTTGTTCCAGAAAACATGTTGCTATATTGGTGGTGGTAATCCTTGTACTGGTCCTGGCAGTATATTTAATAATCACAT atggttttgcttgtttctttccATCCAAGCTGAGAAAGTTTGAGAAGTTTCCACAACCAATCACTCTCAAGTCCCAGAGTTTGCCACCTGCTCAGAGAGGCACATGGGGAAGACATGGCAAAGCCTTTGATCCTTGGAACTTAAAaaacagggctgggggag ATGGTCCAACTGCAGGCAGCCAACAGGTCTCCACAACAAACAATCCTGAAGAGGCACTACTAG GCTGCCCTCCAGCATGGAAAAAACATGGGAGAAAATGCTActtcttttctccagagagGAAACAAAAGCACTGGGATGCCTTCCGTGCAGAATGCTCTGCCATGGGCTCAGACCTGGTGGTCATTgacagcagggaggagctg AGGTACCTGCTCTCACAATCAAGAGATAAGTACTACTTACTTGGGCTCACATActctccagaggagcagcagaagtggaAGTGGATCAACAATGTGgaacatgacccagccat GTTCAGTATAATGGGACGGTACCAAGACTATCTCTGCACAGTGATTGGATTTGGTGAAGTACGATCTACATCTTGTGGTGGTGACACAACAACACAAAATATGTGTGAAAAAGCTGCAACAATTTCATAA
- the LOC132327153 gene encoding C-type lectin domain family 5 member A-like isoform X2: protein MPSPECHCHNSQRRRGQSGTRMAENVLYADLNLPEPTRPRILTLPDLQGKSHCCRTRAAALVAVLAVITLLVVIALYLTLITAGSQQDSTALTSSSQEDSTKFPPSHEEAPGRSCCSTTRVAVLVTEIIVLLLLVVCQILPCKSHCSRTQVAVLVVVLVPIALALTLSWTLPYGPTAGSQNGSATLSSTKQEKPTTSSHIPEEALGCPPAWKKHGRKCYFFSPERKQKHWDASRAECSAMGSDLVVIDSREELRYLLSQSRDKYYLLGLTYSPEEQQKWKWINNVEHDPAMFSIMGRYQDYLCTVIGFGEVRSVPCGGDTTTQNMCEKAATIS from the exons ATGCCCAGCCCAGAGTGTCACTGTCACAACAGCCAAAGGAGGAGAGGACAGAGTGGAACAAGAATGGCAGAAAATGTCCTTTATGCTGACCTGAACTTGCCTGAACCAACCAGACCCAGAATCCTGACACTCCCTGATCTCCAAG GTAAAAGCCATTGTTGCAGAACAcgagctgctgctctggttgctgtcctggctgtgatCACCCTCCTGGTGGTCATAGCCCTGTATCTGACACTGATCACAG CAGGCAGCCAACAGGACTCAACAGCATTGACTTCCAGCAGCCAAGAGGACTCAACAAAGTTTCCCCCCAGCCATGAGGAGGCACCAG GAAGAAGTTGTTGTTCCACAACACGAGTTGCTGTCCTGGTCACTGAGATAATCgtgctcctgctccttgttGTGTGTCAGATACTCCCAT GCAAAAGCCATTGCTCCAGAACACAAGTTGCTGTCCTGGTTGTTGTCCTGGTTCCCATTGCACTGGCTCTAACCCTGTCTTGGACACTCCCAT ATGGTCCAACTGCAGGCAGCCAAAATGGCTCAGCAACATTGTCCTCCACCAAGCAAGAGAAACCAACAACATCCTCCCACATCCCTGAAGAGGCATTAG GCTGCCCTCCAGCATGGAAAAAACATGGGAGAAAATGCTActtcttttctccagagagGAAACAAAAGCACTGGGATGCCTCCCGTGCAGAATGCTCTGCCATGGGCTCAGACCTGGTGGTCATTgacagcagggaggagctg AGGTACCTGCTCTCACAATCAAGAGATAAGTACTACTTACTTGGGCTCACATActctccagaggagcagcagaagtggaAGTGGATCAACAATGTGgaacatgacccagccat GTTCAGTATAATGGGACGGTACCAAGACTATCTCTGCACAGTGATTGGATTTGGTGAAGTACGATCTGTACCTTGTGGTGGTGACACAACAACACAAAATATGTGTGAAAAAGCTGCCACAATTTCATAA
- the LOC132327153 gene encoding C-type lectin domain family 12 member A-like isoform X4: MPSPECHCHNSQRKRGQSGTRMAENVINSDLNLPEPTRPRILTLPDIQGKSHCCRTRAAALVAVLAVITLLVVIALYLTLITAGSQQDSTALTSSSQEDSTKFPPSHEEAPGRSCCSTTRVAVLVTEIIVLLLLVVCQILPCKSHCSRTQVAVLVVVLVPIALALTLSWTLPYGPTAGSQNGSATLSSTKQEKPTTSSHIPEEALGCPPAWKKHGRKCYFFSPERKQKHWDASRAECSAMGSDLVVIDSREELRYLLSQSRDKYYLLGLTYSPEEQQKWKWINNVEHDPAM, from the exons ATGCCCAGCCCAGAGTGTCACTGTCACAACAGCCAAAGGAAGAGAGGACAGAGTGGAACAAGAATGGCAGAAAATGTCATTAACTCTGACCTGAACTTGCCTGAACCAACCAGACCCAGAATCCTGACACTCCCTGATATCCAAG GTAAAAGCCATTGTTGCAGAACAcgagctgctgctctggttgctgtcctggctgtgatCACCCTCCTGGTGGTCATAGCCCTGTATCTGACACTGATCACAG CAGGCAGCCAACAGGACTCAACAGCATTGACTTCCAGCAGCCAAGAGGACTCAACAAAGTTTCCCCCCAGCCATGAGGAGGCACCAG GAAGAAGTTGTTGTTCCACAACACGAGTTGCTGTCCTGGTCACTGAGATAATCgtgctcctgctccttgttGTGTGTCAGATACTCCCAT GCAAAAGCCATTGCTCCAGAACACAAGTTGCTGTCCTGGTTGTTGTCCTGGTTCCCATTGCACTGGCTCTAACCCTGTCTTGGACACTCCCAT ATGGTCCAACTGCAGGCAGCCAAAATGGCTCAGCAACATTGTCCTCCACCAAGCAAGAGAAACCAACAACATCCTCCCACATCCCTGAAGAGGCATTAG GCTGCCCTCCAGCATGGAAAAAACATGGGAGAAAATGCTActtcttttctccagagagGAAACAAAAGCACTGGGATGCCTCCCGTGCAGAATGCTCTGCCATGGGCTCAGACCTGGTGGTCATTgacagcagggaggagctg AGGTACCTGCTCTCACAATCAAGAGATAAGTACTACTTACTTGGGCTCACATActctccagaggagcagcagaagtggaAGTGGATCAACAATGTGgaacatgacccagccatgtgA
- the LOC132327153 gene encoding C-type lectin domain family 5 member A-like isoform X1 — translation MPSPECHCHNSQRKRGQSGTRMAENVINSDLNLPEPTRPRILTLPDIQGKSHCCRTRAAALVAVLAVITLLVVIALYLTLITAGSQQDSTALTSSSQEDSTKFPPSHEEAPGRSCCSTTRVAVLVTEIIVLLLLVVCQILPCKSHCSRTQVAVLVVVLVPIALALTLSWTLPYGPTAGSQNGSATLSSTKQEKPTTSSHIPEEALGCPPAWKKHGRKCYFFSPERKQKHWDASRAECSAMGSDLVVIDSREELRYLLSQSRDKYYLLGLTYSPEEQQKWKWINNVEHDPAMFSIMGRYQDYLCTVIGFGEVRSVPCGGDTTTQNMCEKAATIS, via the exons ATGCCCAGCCCAGAGTGTCACTGTCACAACAGCCAAAGGAAGAGAGGACAGAGTGGAACAAGAATGGCAGAAAATGTCATTAACTCTGACCTGAACTTGCCTGAACCAACCAGACCCAGAATCCTGACACTCCCTGATATCCAAG GTAAAAGCCATTGTTGCAGAACAcgagctgctgctctggttgctgtcctggctgtgatCACCCTCCTGGTGGTCATAGCCCTGTATCTGACACTGATCACAG CAGGCAGCCAACAGGACTCAACAGCATTGACTTCCAGCAGCCAAGAGGACTCAACAAAGTTTCCCCCCAGCCATGAGGAGGCACCAG GAAGAAGTTGTTGTTCCACAACACGAGTTGCTGTCCTGGTCACTGAGATAATCgtgctcctgctccttgttGTGTGTCAGATACTCCCAT GCAAAAGCCATTGCTCCAGAACACAAGTTGCTGTCCTGGTTGTTGTCCTGGTTCCCATTGCACTGGCTCTAACCCTGTCTTGGACACTCCCAT ATGGTCCAACTGCAGGCAGCCAAAATGGCTCAGCAACATTGTCCTCCACCAAGCAAGAGAAACCAACAACATCCTCCCACATCCCTGAAGAGGCATTAG GCTGCCCTCCAGCATGGAAAAAACATGGGAGAAAATGCTActtcttttctccagagagGAAACAAAAGCACTGGGATGCCTCCCGTGCAGAATGCTCTGCCATGGGCTCAGACCTGGTGGTCATTgacagcagggaggagctg AGGTACCTGCTCTCACAATCAAGAGATAAGTACTACTTACTTGGGCTCACATActctccagaggagcagcagaagtggaAGTGGATCAACAATGTGgaacatgacccagccat GTTCAGTATAATGGGACGGTACCAAGACTATCTCTGCACAGTGATTGGATTTGGTGAAGTACGATCTGTACCTTGTGGTGGTGACACAACAACACAAAATATGTGTGAAAAAGCTGCCACAATTTCATAA
- the LOC132327156 gene encoding C-type lectin domain family 2 member L-like, whose product MPMGSGAERGGSAGRGTKGLFSNLWLWRAVAGVLTAVVILISCIQFVKPSLAKVFPVCPSLELCPSGWLYFQRKCYFLSEYEAAWNSSQSQCSSYNASLLVIENHQELRFMMKITKQDPWIGLYKRNEEFFWVNGKALDNELFEVKGSGSCAYLESRGVSASGCYLTRKWVCSLNINSAR is encoded by the exons atgcCCATGGGCAGCGGCGCCGagcgcggcggctccgcggggcGCGGCACCAAAG GTCTGTTCTCAAACCTCTGGCTGTGGCGAGCTGTCGCTGGGGTCCTTACTGCTGTTGTCATTTTGATTTCATGTATTCAGTTTG TAAAGCCTTCCCTGGCCAAAGTGTTTCCAGTGTGtccttccctggagctgtgtccaTCCGGCTGGCTGTACTTCCAGAGGAAGTGTTACTTCCTCTCAGAGTATGAGGCTGCCTGGAACTCCAGCCAGAGCCAGTGCTCTTCCTACAATGCTTCCCTGCTGGTCATCGAGAATCACCAGGAGCTG AGGTTTATGATGAAGATAACAAAGCAAGACCCATGGATTGGACTCTATAAAAGAAATGAAGAGTTCTTTTGGGTAAATGGAAAAGCATTAGACAATGAACT GTTTGAAGTAAAAGGCTCTGGCAGCTGTGCCTATCTGGAGTCCAGAGGAGTCTCAGCCTCAGGATGTTATTTAACCAGGAAATGGGTCTGTAGCTTGAATATCAACTCAGCAAGATAA